From Heteronotia binoei isolate CCM8104 ecotype False Entrance Well chromosome 3, APGP_CSIRO_Hbin_v1, whole genome shotgun sequence, a single genomic window includes:
- the LOC132568568 gene encoding uncharacterized protein LOC132568568, with the protein MAMRDGRGAGICGQEKRDGRHRHSRRKEELDGRRRYKSRDSESSFSFMNEILKRSSYLFDLSINSIVEKYNFPFEDDKLVSIESLMYDTPDGPKAWGEESEEENISDSDKASKNLPEEEQSMNSYEENPSGTDFKNNSEMLSIKKYLENMHLKENIHLVRHSGVEMDMLVNDSAYTANAQVLKQRSKNVREESSFQELVNESFHGYHAVVPRKQGHNEHSESTSFQLYNSTGMDSADEIVASGNLSLWKSEKTGCDSFLETYESADEHCSWNNITIADLYPEMVMNLSRLMHKMPHKAFSHYHIKRYGYWRPQKTKFNTAIERVRKCKPLKHNCVLAITKENEKCKLPMERGGSNRLLGHGNNQMHHTLLSESSATSPAYHNADEIKMDSSDTEDYSYVERAGQNGTGATIFPNYLSGRKIFHLKSPSWIPSSSERARKGQHFEEHSADWPDDPGRTFDLTEGDETGVAKITSFKAPSYLNLPLNSTTNLHLQANKSSPVKSPCRLFRNHEMKISPRTGLLQRSQSFSQFLVDHSRIKVQQKSEDAFEKMYKELCCPQLQKSFKSSNTYTNPTQSGDKFLKSKLIAWTGFHQKHNKSGNMYVRSCSKEFPKISIFLRAARLKKYEGVQVSDTVNALVNSPVRTLSTVARTKRTANFSNEDFLSSPVKRLKNISESLSSRVHQKLPDWENINLDKNGMTLTLHSPTSSNWLSKKVNSGFRVSSNHTFVVGPSTYMHESGIADDYEYIPKLLQSCDDLKRIQNCSRGVSKKLNYNEERVRDAYMEEFVRKKYQGSFSEECGDKIS; encoded by the exons ATGGCGATGCGAGATGGCAGGGGAGCGGGAATATGTGGGCAAGAAAAGCGTGACGGGCGCCACCGACATTCACGGCGGAAAGAGGAGCTGGACGGGCGGCGCCGGTACAAATCCCGCGACTCTGAGAGCAGCTTCAGTTTCATGAACGAGATCCTCAAGAGAAGCTCCTATCTCTTTGACTTGTCCATCAACAGCATTGTGGAGAAG TACAACTTTCCCTTTGAAGATGATAAGCTTGTCTCCATCGAATCACTGATGTATGATACGCCTGATG GTCCAAAAGCTTGGGGTGAAGAGTCTGAAGAAGAAAACATAAGTGACTCAGATAAGGCATCCAAAAAT TTACCTGAGGAAGAACAGTCCATGAACTCATATGAAGAGAATCCATCTGGTACAG ATTTCAAAAACAATTCTGAGATGTTATCCATTAAAAAATATTTGGAAAATATGCACCTCAAG gaaaATATTCATCTTGTCCGCCATTCTGGAGTTGAAATGGACATGCTAGTGAATGACAGTGCCTACACTGCAAATGCACAG GTTTTAAAACAAAGATCAAAGAATGTCCGTGAAGAATCTTCTTTTCAAGAGCTGGTGAATGAATCCTTCCATG GTTATCATGCTGTGGTTCCAAGGAAGCAAGGGCATAATGAGCATTCTGAATCTACGTCTTTCCAGTTATACAACTCTACTGGTATGGATTCAGCAGATGAGATAGTTGCATCTGGAAATCTTTCCCTATGGAAGAGTGAAAAAACTGGCTGTGATAGCTTTTTGGAAACTTATGAGTCTGCAGATGAACATTGTTCTTGGAATAATATTACCATAGCTGACTTGTATCCAGAAATGGTTATGAATCTTAGCCGGCTTATGCATAAAATGCCCCATAAAGCCTTTTCGCATTATCATATCAAACGGTATGGATACTGGCGCCCCCAAAAAACAAAGTTTAACACAGCTATTGAGAGAGTGAGGAAATGCAAGCCGTTAAAACACAATTGTGTCCTGGCAATTACAAAAGAAAATGAGAAGTGTAAATTGCCCATGGAGAGAGGTGGAAGTAATAGACTTTTAGGACATGGCAACAATCAAATGCATCATACATTGCTCAGTGAATCTAGTGCAACATCTCCTGCATACCATAATGCAGATGAAATAAAAATGGACTCTTCTGATACTGAAGATTACTCCTATGTTGAGAGAGCTGGACAAAATGGTACAGGGGCTACCATTTTTCCTAACTATCTTTCTGGAAGAAAAATATTTCATCTTAAAAGTCCATCTTGGATCCCTTCATCTTCAGAGCGTGCAAGAAAGGGTCAGCATTTTGAAGAGCATTCTGCTGATTGGCCTGATGATCCAGGAAGAACATTTGATCTGACAGAAGGAGATGAAACTGGGGTAGCAAAGATTACATCATTCAAGGCTCCATCGTACTTAAACTTACCTTTGAATAGTACCACAAATCTACATTTGCAAGCAAACAAATCTTCTCCAGTGAAATCTCCATGTAGGTTATTCAGAAATCATGAGATGAAAATTTCCCCTAGAACTGGTTTGCTTCAGCGAAGTCAGTCTTTTTCACAGTTTCTTGTTGATCACAGTCGCAttaaagttcagcaaaaatcTGAAGATGCATTTGAAAAGATGTACAAAGAACTTTGTTGTCCACAGTTGCAGAAATCGTTTAAATCTTCAAACACATACACAAACCCAACACAGTCTGGTGACAAGTTTTTAAAATCTAAATTGATTGCCTGGACAGGGTTTCATCAGAAACATAACAAGTCTGGAAATATGTATGTTAGATCATGTTCTAAAGAATTTCCAAAGATCTCTATatttctgagagctgcaagattaAAGAAATATGAAGGAGTGCAGGTATCAGACACTGTAAATGCCCTAGTCAATTCTCCTGTACGAACTCTATCTACAGTTGCCAGAACTAAAAGAACAGCAAATTTTTCTAATGAAGATTTTCTGTCTTCCCCTGTAAAAAGACTAAAAAATATATCTGAGAGTCTTTCTTCTAGAGTACACCAGAAACTACCTGACTGGGAGAATATTAATCTTGATAAAAATGGCATGACTCTCACATTGCATTCTCCTACTTCAAGCAATTGGCTTTCAAAAAAAGTA AATTCTGGATTCCGTGTTTCTTCAAATCATACCTTTGTGGTTGGACCAAGCACTTACATGCATG AATCCGGGATTGCAGATGACTATGAATATATTCCCAAGTTGTTGCAGAGTTGTGATGATCTCAAAAGAATACAAAACTGTTCAAGAGG